The following proteins are co-located in the Dyadobacter chenwenxiniae genome:
- a CDS encoding DUF6843 domain-containing protein, producing the protein MLSGCSFGDGNIWIIPKDFKGYIVIIFNQKSGVLPKQEGRKIMYEIHAKSILEHNLK; encoded by the coding sequence ATGCTATCTGGTTGCAGTTTCGGAGATGGGAATATTTGGATAATCCCAAAGGATTTTAAAGGGTACATCGTAATAATTTTCAACCAAAAATCAGGGGTATTACCAAAACAAGAAGGCCGAAAAATCATGTATGAAATCCACGCTAAAAGTATTTTGGAACATAACTTGAAATAA
- a CDS encoding T9SS type A sorting domain-containing protein, whose product MKIKTLLLSSLIAACTCIFNFAHAQDIGINITPLQSSILNYETGAIDVTICNDDPDPITAPANRIRPLISFSENLTITEVVNSDGTPLSDFTILSLENIPGSHSVRLLYNPPLENATCISFHILFTGNKVGNGIIVANLGFADPGQTPGNDTGNDNSTTTTPVEVNLPVTLKEFNASSEGKTASLTWATTEETNSDRFDVQRSFDGKKWKTIQTVAATGESKAQVNYVAVDNDPLEGDNLYRLHMIDRDGTSAYSRIRTVKFEGVATYTYPNPVSEELTIQAADWSKISKVKIVGSDGKEVYRSAGKPSSKVNVKGMPNGIYVVQLTNTNGSETTYKIVVNQ is encoded by the coding sequence ATGAAAATCAAAACACTTTTACTTAGTAGTCTAATTGCCGCTTGCACCTGCATTTTCAATTTTGCACATGCACAGGATATCGGCATAAATATTACGCCTTTACAATCATCAATTCTCAACTACGAGACAGGCGCAATTGACGTGACGATATGCAATGATGATCCAGATCCGATAACTGCTCCTGCTAATAGAATACGACCACTAATAAGCTTTTCAGAGAATCTAACAATTACCGAAGTCGTAAATAGTGATGGAACTCCCCTAAGCGATTTTACGATCCTCTCACTTGAGAATATTCCGGGCAGCCATTCGGTTCGTTTACTGTACAACCCTCCCCTTGAAAATGCAACTTGTATTAGTTTTCATATTCTGTTTACTGGAAATAAGGTCGGTAACGGGATTATAGTGGCAAACCTTGGTTTTGCAGATCCAGGCCAAACTCCGGGAAACGACACTGGTAATGACAATAGCACAACAACCACACCTGTCGAGGTAAACCTCCCGGTAACGCTAAAAGAATTCAATGCTTCAAGTGAAGGAAAAACTGCATCATTGACCTGGGCCACAACCGAAGAAACCAACAGCGACCGCTTCGATGTACAGCGTAGTTTTGATGGAAAAAAATGGAAAACAATTCAGACAGTGGCTGCAACGGGTGAAAGTAAGGCGCAGGTCAACTATGTTGCAGTTGATAATGATCCACTGGAGGGTGATAACCTTTATCGTTTGCATATGATTGACAGAGATGGAACGAGCGCTTATAGCCGGATTCGTACTGTTAAGTTTGAGGGGGTTGCTACCTACACGTACCCTAATCCTGTTTCGGAGGAATTGACAATTCAAGCTGCTGATTGGAGCAAGATTTCGAAAGTGAAGATTGTCGGTTCTGATGGAAAAGAAGTTTACCGTTCAGCTGGTAAGCCCTCGTCAAAAGTGAATGTGAAGGGTATGCCGAATGGCATTTATGTGGTACAATTGACAAACACCAATGGATCGGAAACCACCTATAAAATCGTGGTTAATCAATAA
- a CDS encoding enoyl-CoA hydratase/isomerase family protein, whose amino-acid sequence MYQHLLFENTNGVARITLNRPQVYHALSPALISEITVAIKAAENDESVRVLIITGEGDKAFCSGADLKETAGSGKGAGEILREYYNPMIQAIRTIPKPVICRLNGLAVGAGCSLALACDLVIAREDTYLSLLFVQIGLMPDAGATFFLPRLVGIARAFEIASTGRKIYAPEAASIGLISRSVPADKLDAAIEQTAAYYRNAPTKAIGAMKLVMNESFQSDLAKMQQHELENQERLFKTYDAQEGIASFLQKKSPDFQGR is encoded by the coding sequence ATGTATCAGCACCTACTTTTCGAAAACACCAATGGCGTTGCCAGGATCACATTGAACCGGCCGCAGGTTTACCATGCATTGAGCCCTGCGTTGATCAGCGAAATCACCGTCGCAATAAAAGCCGCTGAAAACGACGAATCCGTGCGCGTGCTCATCATCACCGGCGAGGGAGACAAAGCATTTTGTTCAGGCGCAGACTTGAAAGAAACCGCAGGATCGGGTAAAGGTGCCGGGGAGATTTTACGGGAATATTATAATCCCATGATCCAGGCCATCCGCACCATTCCAAAGCCAGTGATTTGTCGGCTCAATGGTTTGGCAGTAGGAGCAGGGTGTTCGCTTGCCCTGGCCTGCGACCTGGTAATCGCCCGCGAGGACACTTATTTAAGTTTACTTTTTGTCCAAATCGGCCTGATGCCCGACGCCGGCGCCACATTCTTCCTGCCGCGCTTGGTCGGCATCGCCCGCGCCTTCGAAATCGCTTCGACCGGCCGGAAAATCTATGCTCCGGAAGCCGCCAGCATCGGCCTGATCAGCAGATCCGTGCCAGCCGACAAACTCGATGCAGCAATCGAGCAAACCGCCGCTTACTACCGCAACGCCCCAACGAAGGCCATAGGCGCAATGAAATTGGTCATGAACGAATCGTTCCAGTCAGACCTGGCCAAAATGCAGCAACACGAGCTCGAAAACCAGGAGCGTTTGTTCAAAACGTACGACGCCCAGGAAGGAATCGCCTCATTTCTACAAAAGAAAAGTCCTGATTTTCAAGGCCGCTAG
- the asnS gene encoding asparagine--tRNA ligase: MGPQQIKDILQTSPENQSVTVKGWVRTKRESKNAIFIALNDGSTIHNIQAVAEPGQFSAELLSTVTTGSCLKITGQLVESQGSGQAVEVKIEDILVYGTADPETFPLQPKKHSLEFLREIAHLRPRTNTFSAILRIRHALAFAVHQYFNDGGFFYLHTPVITASDAEGAGEMFRVTTLDLNKLPRTEEGAINFKEDFFGREANLTVSGQLEGELGAMALSKIYTFGPTFRAENSNTTRHLAEFWMIEPEMAFFELEDNMDLAEDFVKKVITYALNNCKDDLNFLQNRLAEEEKNKPQNERSIPLLEKLSFVVDNPFERLTYTEAIDILLKSKPHKEKKFQYPVGWGIDLSSEHERYLVEKHFKKPVILTNYPKEIKSFYMKLDEDGKTVRAMDVLFPGIGEIIGGSQREEDYDKLLGRVHEVGIDPQNLWWYLETRKFGTAPHSGFGLGFERLVLFVTGMSNIRDVIPFPRYPKSAEF; this comes from the coding sequence ATGGGACCGCAGCAAATTAAAGACATTTTACAGACTTCTCCTGAAAACCAATCCGTTACAGTTAAAGGATGGGTCAGGACAAAACGTGAGAGCAAAAACGCGATTTTCATTGCGTTGAATGACGGTTCAACCATTCATAATATTCAGGCCGTGGCCGAGCCCGGCCAGTTTTCTGCTGAACTGCTAAGCACCGTCACGACTGGTTCCTGCCTTAAAATAACGGGACAACTGGTTGAATCACAGGGTTCTGGTCAGGCTGTTGAAGTTAAAATCGAAGATATCCTGGTTTACGGAACGGCCGATCCTGAGACCTTTCCTTTGCAGCCTAAAAAACATTCCCTCGAATTTTTACGCGAAATAGCGCATTTGCGCCCTCGTACGAACACATTCAGCGCCATTCTGCGCATTCGTCACGCGTTGGCATTTGCAGTACATCAATATTTCAATGATGGCGGATTTTTCTATCTGCACACACCTGTTATTACGGCTTCGGATGCAGAAGGTGCGGGTGAAATGTTCCGGGTTACGACATTAGATCTCAATAAATTACCAAGAACGGAAGAAGGCGCGATCAATTTCAAAGAAGATTTCTTTGGGAGAGAGGCTAATCTGACGGTTTCCGGTCAGCTTGAAGGCGAGCTGGGTGCGATGGCACTTTCCAAGATTTATACATTCGGACCAACATTCCGCGCGGAAAATTCCAACACAACGCGCCATTTGGCTGAATTCTGGATGATCGAACCTGAAATGGCGTTTTTCGAGCTGGAAGACAATATGGATCTGGCAGAGGATTTTGTGAAAAAAGTGATCACTTATGCTTTGAATAACTGCAAAGACGATCTTAATTTCTTGCAAAACAGGTTGGCAGAGGAAGAAAAGAACAAGCCACAAAACGAGCGTTCTATCCCACTTCTCGAAAAACTGAGTTTTGTAGTTGATAATCCTTTCGAGCGCCTGACTTACACGGAAGCCATTGATATTTTATTGAAATCAAAACCACATAAAGAAAAGAAATTCCAATATCCGGTGGGCTGGGGAATTGACCTTTCCAGCGAGCATGAGCGTTATTTGGTTGAAAAACATTTCAAGAAACCGGTTATACTCACCAATTATCCAAAAGAGATCAAGTCCTTTTACATGAAACTGGACGAGGATGGCAAAACGGTTCGTGCGATGGATGTTTTGTTTCCCGGCATCGGTGAAATCATTGGCGGAAGCCAGCGTGAAGAGGATTATGATAAACTTTTAGGTCGCGTACACGAGGTCGGCATCGATCCCCAAAACCTTTGGTGGTATCTGGAAACGCGCAAATTCGGAACCGCGCCGCACTCCGGTTTCGGACTTGGATTTGAGCGTTTGGTGCTGTTTGTGACGGGTATGAGCAACATTCGTGACGTAATTCCATTCCCGAGATATCCGAAAAGCGCAGAGTTCTAA
- a CDS encoding AAA family ATPase — MELIERSGFLTRLNTQFDDTINGEGHCILLSGEAGMGKTSLVKAFCNERKGDCMIFKGTCDALFTPRPLAPLYDIIWQLGNDTLTQTGNKGSRGDLFADFLHEMKNLAEPSVIIFEDIHWADEATLDFIKFLSRRINQLRCLFILTYRNDEIHSRHPLRNLLGQLPIDSFSRLELLPLSKHAVDRMAAEKGYSGEDVYEISGGNPFYVTEILASYSSGLPESIKDSILSVCARQSDETRNVWEILSVAPTGLEIKYLEKIVPTYTRMIMQSLDCKILLLKADKLFFKHELYRRTIESSISPFAKTALNKSILDLLLEADEPEQETERIIHHAERANEYDLMLRYIPVAARQAISLGAHQEAAKLYCTAITYYKGQDMARLIHYYESYAYECYLTNQTREAIKYQEKLLALFQQQNDVEKIGDCMRFLSRLWWFEGNRTEAEKYGFQAVEVLEKQPDSQVKAQAFSNISQLKMLSHQPHECMAWGQLAIAMAKKLDDMETLSHALNNVGTVQMEMPELKQLGASVLQESLHIALKGSFHEHAARAYTNLGASSIRLKDFAFAKKVLDEGIQYCEKRELDSWTNYMLSLNARMDMETGAWDDAYRTAEQLLANDEHPSVVTIGPMIIVGTIKMRRAEAGALPILLRAQEKAFETMELQRIIPAMVALLEYEWLTGEKVLSNQELDRTIEMTETMGNIYENSEFCFWLLKVRSQKISVDGLYEKYKSCNHTLATRTTQFWHVAGCPYEEALTLFDGEELDKSNAIKLVQKMGATATYQKLKSLMLASGIRRIPRGMRQTTSSNVANLTLRELTVLQLLKEGMQNKEIASKLFISSKTVDHHISALLVKLNVNSRVKAVNEALKLEILK, encoded by the coding sequence ATGGAATTAATAGAACGATCGGGTTTTTTGACCCGGCTAAACACCCAATTTGATGATACCATAAACGGAGAAGGTCATTGCATTTTACTGAGTGGTGAGGCCGGAATGGGCAAGACTTCGCTCGTAAAGGCATTTTGCAATGAGCGGAAAGGAGATTGCATGATTTTCAAAGGTACCTGCGATGCATTATTTACGCCCCGGCCACTGGCACCGTTATACGATATCATCTGGCAACTTGGAAACGACACATTAACTCAGACAGGAAACAAAGGCAGTCGCGGCGACCTATTTGCTGATTTCCTCCACGAAATGAAAAATTTGGCGGAACCTTCGGTCATCATTTTCGAGGACATACACTGGGCTGACGAAGCAACCCTGGATTTTATCAAATTCCTCAGCAGGCGTATCAATCAACTACGGTGCCTGTTTATTCTCACCTATCGGAATGACGAAATTCATTCCCGGCACCCATTGCGAAATCTTTTAGGCCAGTTACCCATTGACTCATTTTCGCGTCTTGAGCTCCTACCTCTTTCCAAGCATGCGGTGGACAGGATGGCTGCTGAGAAAGGATATAGCGGCGAGGACGTTTACGAAATATCCGGCGGTAACCCATTCTATGTCACCGAGATCCTGGCGAGCTATAGTAGCGGGCTACCCGAAAGCATCAAAGACTCCATACTTTCTGTTTGTGCCAGGCAAAGTGACGAAACCCGCAATGTGTGGGAGATCCTTTCGGTAGCACCGACGGGATTAGAGATCAAATACCTTGAAAAGATTGTCCCCACTTACACACGGATGATCATGCAGTCATTGGATTGTAAAATCCTGTTGTTGAAAGCAGATAAGCTATTTTTTAAGCATGAATTGTATCGTCGCACGATTGAATCGTCTATTTCACCATTCGCCAAAACGGCGCTAAATAAAAGCATCCTCGATCTGCTGCTGGAAGCCGACGAACCGGAGCAGGAAACAGAACGAATTATCCACCACGCCGAACGGGCTAATGAATATGATCTGATGCTCCGTTACATTCCGGTGGCTGCTCGCCAGGCCATTAGCCTCGGAGCCCATCAGGAAGCGGCTAAGTTGTATTGTACAGCCATAACTTATTACAAAGGCCAGGATATGGCCAGGCTCATTCATTATTACGAATCTTACGCCTATGAATGCTATTTGACCAACCAGACACGAGAGGCGATTAAATATCAGGAAAAGCTGCTGGCCCTATTCCAGCAGCAAAATGATGTGGAAAAAATTGGCGATTGTATGCGTTTCCTTTCCCGTTTGTGGTGGTTTGAAGGCAACCGCACCGAGGCCGAAAAATATGGATTTCAGGCCGTCGAAGTTCTGGAAAAACAGCCTGACTCGCAGGTCAAGGCGCAGGCATTCAGTAATATATCTCAATTAAAAATGCTTTCGCACCAGCCACATGAATGTATGGCCTGGGGACAGCTTGCCATTGCCATGGCCAAGAAGCTCGATGACATGGAAACGCTTTCTCACGCGCTCAACAATGTCGGCACCGTTCAGATGGAGATGCCGGAACTGAAACAGTTAGGGGCCAGTGTATTGCAGGAAAGTCTCCATATCGCATTGAAAGGTTCTTTTCACGAACACGCCGCCCGTGCCTACACCAACCTGGGCGCAAGTTCAATCCGGCTTAAAGATTTTGCATTCGCAAAAAAAGTACTGGATGAAGGAATTCAATATTGCGAAAAACGCGAGCTCGATTCCTGGACCAATTATATGCTGTCGCTCAATGCAAGAATGGACATGGAAACCGGCGCATGGGACGACGCTTACCGAACTGCGGAACAACTCCTCGCAAACGACGAACATCCGTCTGTCGTAACCATCGGGCCGATGATCATCGTTGGGACCATTAAAATGAGAAGAGCAGAAGCAGGGGCACTTCCAATTTTACTCCGTGCGCAGGAAAAGGCATTTGAGACAATGGAATTACAAAGGATCATCCCCGCAATGGTTGCCTTACTTGAATATGAATGGCTTACAGGCGAAAAGGTCTTGAGCAACCAAGAGTTGGACAGGACCATTGAGATGACTGAAACAATGGGTAATATTTATGAAAACTCTGAATTTTGTTTCTGGCTGCTAAAAGTCAGGAGTCAGAAAATATCCGTTGACGGCCTTTATGAAAAATACAAGTCCTGCAACCATACCCTGGCTACACGGACTACACAATTTTGGCACGTTGCAGGATGTCCGTACGAAGAGGCCCTAACCCTGTTCGACGGTGAGGAACTGGATAAAAGCAATGCGATCAAACTCGTCCAGAAAATGGGCGCAACAGCTACGTATCAAAAGCTTAAGTCACTGATGCTCGCTTCAGGTATCAGACGTATCCCACGCGGAATGAGGCAAACGACAAGTTCTAATGTCGCCAATTTGACACTTCGCGAATTGACTGTGCTGCAACTGCTGAAAGAAGGTATGCAGAATAAGGAAATCGCCTCGAAGTTGTTTATTTCCTCTAAAACAGTAGATCACCATATCTCTGCATTGCTGGTCAAACTCAATGTAAATTCCCGTGTTAAGGCTGTCAATGAAGCTTTGAAACTCGAAATTTTAAAATAG
- a CDS encoding DUF1624 domain-containing protein produces the protein MSTISKSAYPINNQEPLALKSKRIYAIDLLRGIVMIVMALDHVRDYFHVDAFFYSPTDLTQTNVALFFTRLITHFCAPIFIFLAGISACLYGAKRSRKQLSFFLLIRGIWLILAECFIVTFEWTFNPSYPYFNLAVIWVTGVSMVFMSAIIYLNKKVISVVGILLIAGHNLLDNVNVPGGGFGSFLWALIHEPGYFTFGNFSFSVRYALLPWLGIMATGYAVGNLYLSNYHSAKRRATFIYVGLGAMVLFVILRCNNWYGDAAHWSLQKSGLLSLLSFLNVSKYPPSLLYALMTLGPALTFLALIEKPSGKWSSVVSVFGRVPMFYYLAHLYLIHMMAMGAAVLSGYEWADMILTTSVNNAIALKGYGFNLPIVYIIWIAVVLILYPICKKFDQYKRANQSTKWWLSYW, from the coding sequence ATGTCAACAATTAGTAAATCAGCATATCCAATTAATAATCAAGAGCCCCTTGCATTAAAAAGCAAAAGGATTTACGCTATCGACTTGTTAAGAGGTATAGTAATGATAGTAATGGCGCTGGATCATGTGCGGGATTACTTCCATGTTGATGCTTTCTTTTACAGTCCCACAGATTTGACGCAAACCAATGTTGCTCTTTTCTTCACTAGATTAATTACACATTTCTGTGCGCCTATATTTATTTTCCTTGCAGGTATTTCAGCTTGTCTGTATGGCGCAAAGCGAAGCCGAAAACAATTATCTTTTTTCCTGCTGATAAGAGGCATATGGCTCATTCTGGCTGAATGCTTTATTGTGACATTTGAATGGACATTCAATCCTTCGTATCCTTATTTCAATCTGGCAGTAATCTGGGTAACGGGGGTGAGTATGGTTTTTATGTCAGCCATTATTTATCTGAATAAAAAAGTCATTTCCGTAGTGGGCATCTTACTAATTGCGGGTCACAATTTGCTGGATAATGTGAATGTTCCCGGTGGTGGTTTTGGATCGTTTTTATGGGCATTGATCCACGAGCCGGGTTACTTCACTTTTGGAAACTTCTCCTTTTCAGTCCGATATGCATTGCTACCCTGGCTTGGTATTATGGCAACGGGCTATGCCGTGGGCAATTTATACCTATCTAATTATCATTCCGCGAAAAGGAGGGCCACATTCATCTACGTGGGGCTTGGGGCCATGGTGCTGTTTGTTATTTTAAGATGTAATAACTGGTATGGTGACGCCGCGCATTGGTCATTACAAAAATCCGGCCTACTCAGTTTGCTTTCTTTTTTAAATGTCAGCAAGTATCCGCCGTCGCTGCTTTATGCACTCATGACGCTTGGGCCGGCACTTACTTTTCTTGCATTGATTGAAAAACCTTCTGGTAAATGGTCATCGGTGGTAAGTGTGTTCGGACGGGTACCCATGTTCTACTACCTAGCCCACTTGTATTTGATTCACATGATGGCAATGGGTGCGGCAGTGCTATCCGGTTATGAATGGGCGGATATGATATTAACGACCAGCGTTAACAACGCAATTGCTTTGAAGGGTTATGGTTTCAATTTGCCAATCGTATACATCATTTGGATAGCGGTGGTTTTGATACTGTATCCGATTTGCAAGAAGTTCGATCAATATAAGAGAGCCAATCAATCTACCAAATGGTGGTTAAGCTACTGGTAA